CTTTTCTCATATCGATTCACCGAATAACAACAGCGCTTTCGCGGTAGCAAACTTTGCCCTACTCGATTCTGACTTAAAAACCACTAACCACTTTGGCCGCCAGCTTAACGAAGCTATCATGCACGAAACGAGTCGCTTAGGCTTTGCGGTTTTCGATTTAAAATCGACAGGCCGTTTACAGTTTTCTGAAGCTGGTGATATTTTCTGGCATAGTGAAAACATTGACGAGCTATCGGGTAATTTTGATATTAACTACGTCATCACTGGCACAATGACTAAGCATCAAGGTGGCTATTTAATTAACGCCCGTATTATCGATGTAAATACCAGTATTTTACTTTCGTCAGCGCAAATATTTACACCTGCCGAAGTGGTAAAAGCAGTGCTCAGCGAAGCGCCGGAAAGCGAAAAAGGCTTCCCGATTATTTCACTGGCTAATTCAGAGATGGAATAAAATGATGAAATTAGGATTGTCACTCACGTTAATTGCAACAGTTTTTACAAGCGGCTGTACCACTAACTTTCTGATGTCAGACGAACACCAAGTGCCACAACAAACCAGTGCGGCATCGATGGCGCAAGATAAAGCTGTGGATAGTGTGATGACGCCACAATTTCATACCCACAGTCACCTTGCAAATTACACCGATTGGCTAGCCAATCAATTGGTTGAACAGGCAACCATGGACTTATCGTCGCAATATATTACTGTGTTGCCATTTACCTTTAGTCAGCCACCAGCAACCGTCAATCATCAATTAACCAAAGAACTTAGTGAACATGTTGCCCATGATTTACAGGCATTCGGCGTTAAGCTATTAGCAGGCCCAACGACGATGCTAACCGCCGACCAAGCACCGCAATTAGCTGCACAAGCAGGTAATGGTCAAGCGACAGCTTATTTAACAGGAACGCTAATACCAACAAGCCACGGTATTATTGTGCATGCAAAATTAGTGGATTTAAGCACCAATGCGATGTTTGCTAGCGCTGAAAAATTTATTCCGTTTTATGCATTAAGTGAGTGACTTAACCGAGTAAAATTGAACTAAACTTTCCTTTTCTTCGTATAGCTAGCTACTTGATTAGAACTTTGAGTAGCTCGTGACACTTATAATTTGCAGACATAAATCAAACTATTACAAGCAAGCTACTATTCCAAGCTTACTTATTTCATTTTCTCGTCCAAAACACGCTGCACTCTTTAATAGCATTACGCAATCGAGTTAGCCCATGAAACATCTACGCTTAATTTTGGGAGATCAACTAAATGCCAGCCATAGCTGGTATAAAACCGTCGATAATAATACGGTCTATTTGATCTGTGAGTTACATCAAGAAGCAAGCTACGTCACTCATCATATTCAAAAGATTGCTGCGTTTTTCAAAGCGATGGAGAGTTTTGCTACCGCCCTTAGCAAAGCGGGCCATCAGGTTATTTATTTAACCCTTGACGACACGGCGCAATATCAAGATTTACCGCATTTACTTGAAACCATTATTCAACAACAGCAAATCAGCCAATTTAGTTATCAGCAGCCAGACGAATATCGCTTAGCTCAGCAGCTAGCAGCGTTTTCACAACAGCTTGCTATCGCAAGTACATGTGTCAACAGCGAGCATTTTTATTTAGCACATAGCGAATTATCATCATATTTCAAAACAAACACTAAACACCGCCTTGAGCATTTTTATCGCGCCATGAGACGCCGTTTTAATTTATTAATGGACGGTGAAGAGCCCCATGGTGGCCAATGGAATTTCGATACTAATAATCGTTGTAAACTCAAGGCAAAAGATTTAGCTCAAATTCCACAACCCTTACTCTTTGACACGAATGTGACTGAGATCCTTGAACGGATAAACCGCCATCAGATAACTACCATGGGTCACATCGGAAGTAACTTATTATGGCCTGTAACAAGAGCGAGTGCCAAGGCGCTGCTCATTTACTTTTGTCAGTATTGCTTACCACGGTTTGGACAATTTCAAGATGCGATGACGGGTCGTCTCGGCTCTTTCACTGACGACAACGGCTGGAGTCTGTATCACTCCCGCTTATCATTTGCATTAAACAGTAAGATCCTCAGTCCACAACAAGTGGTTAACACTGCAATAAACGCCTATCACGATAGTAATGGCGATATCTCTATTGCACAGATTGAAGGATTCATTAGGCAAATTTTAGGGTGGCGCGAATTTGTCCGTGGAATTTACTGGCTTAACATGCCAACTTACCGTCAACTCAATGCACTCGATGCCAAAAGAGCACTGCCGAGCTGGTTTTGGAACGGCGATACAACTATGCGTTGTCAGCAGCAAGCCATCAGCCAATCGTTAGATTACAGCTATGCCCATCACATTCAACGTTTAATGGTTACTGATAATTTTTGCTTACTGACGGGAATAGCACCAGATGAAGTAGACAATTGGTATTTAGGAATTTATATCGACGCCATAGAATGGGTTGAGTTGCCTAATACCCGTGGTATGAGTCAATTCGCTGATGGCGGCATTGTTGGCTCTAAAGCCTATGCGGCTAGCGGTAATTACATCAATAAAATGAGTGATTACTGCCAAGACTGTCATTACGACGTCAAACAAATTACCAGCGACAACGCCTGCCCACTCAATGCACTTTATTGGCATTTTATGCTGCAGCATCAGGCGCAGTTTGCCAACAATCCAAGAAACAGCATGGTTTACGCTAATTGGCGTAAACGCTCACCAACAGTACAAGAGGAGATACTGGTAAAAGCCCAACATTTACTAGCTAACCTTGAGCAACTTTAATTTTTATCAGGACAAAATTCACCATGAACACAGCAATTAATAACTCTATTCACATCACTAGCGACGATATCGCCGATTACGATTCTCGTTATCGCGCCAAACTCATCAATAGTCTTTCCGGTTTTAAAAGCGCCAACCTCATTGGCACCATCGATGAGGATTTAGTCACGAATCTAGCTATTGTTAGTTCAGTCTTTCACCTAGGTGCCAATCCGCCATTAATGGGCATGATAATTCGACCAGATACAGTGCCAAGGGACACACTGGCCAATATTCGCAGCAATGGCAGCTATACCATTAATCACGTCAACAGCGCTATTTACCAACAAGCACATCAAACCTCTGCACGCTACGATGCCAGTGTTAGCGAATTTGACGAAACGCAACTAACACCGCAATTTACGCCAAATGTTAAAGCGCCTTACGTGGCACAAAGCCATTTAAAATTCGCGCTCGAAGTTCGCGACATTCAGTGGTTGGCAGTCAATGGCACCGTGATGGTGATTGGCGAAATTATGGAAATTATCACACCGAGTGATAGCATAAAAGCTGATGGTTATATCGATATCGAGGCCTTAGATTCTGTCGCCATTTCAGGACTCGATGGCTATCATCAAACCACACGCCTGAACCGTTTAAGTTATGCGAAAGTCGCGACAACGCCATCCGCACTATCAATCGAAGGTGCTAACCTCGTCGAATAAACTAACTTCATCTAATCGGCTGATAAATTCCATTGGTTATTTATCAGCTAATTTGTGCAAATGCTCTGCAACACCAACAGAACCGACATCCATTGCTAAAAACGCATAAATTAGCCTAAAAACCACTAACGCTTTGCATAAATATGCGGTAGTCTCAAAGCACATCAAGAATCAATATACAAAACAGGAAGCATAGAACTAATGAAAAAAGTAGGTTTGGTCGGTTGGCGCGGTATGGTTGGCTCGGTATTAATGGAGCGCATGCAAAGTGAAGGTGATTTTAATCACATTGAGCCAGTGTTTTTTAGCACCTCTCAAACGGGACAAGCAGGTCCTGATATTGGTAAACCGGTAACCACCCTGCAAGACGCTTTTGACATTAGTATTTTAGCTGAGCAAGAGATCATTATTAGCTGTCAGGGTGGCGATTACACTAAAGATGTTTATCCAAAGCTGCGCGAGTCTGGCTGGCAAGGTTATTGGATTGATGCAGCTTCTGCATTGCGCATGGAAGATGACAGCATTATTGTGCTCGATCCTGTTAACCGCGACGTTATCGACGCAGGTATTAAATCAGGCATTAAGACTTATGTCGGCGGCAACTGTACGGTATCGCTAATGTTATTAGCCCTTGGCGGATTATTTGCCGATGACTTAATTGAGTGGGTAAGCCCAATGACTTATCAAGCGGCTTCTGGTGGCGGCGCGCGTCATATGCGTGAACTGCTAACGCAAATGGGCGACATTAATGCTCATGTAAAAAGTGAATTAGATAACCCAAGCTCAGCGATTTTAGACATCGATGCTAAGGTATCAAGCTATATTCGCAGTGGTGAACTTAATACCGATCAGTTTGGCGTGCCATTGGCGGGCAGTTTAATTCCTTGGATTGATACGCAATTAGCCTCAGGTCAAAGCCGCGAAGAGTCCAAAGCGGAAGTTGAAGCAAACAAGATTTTAAATACACAAGATGCGCCAACCCCAATCGACGGTTTATGTGTTCGTGTTGGTGCGATGCGCTGTCACAGCCAAGCATTAACTATCAAGCTAAAGCGCGATGTCAGCGTTGAAGAAATTGAAGCCAAGCTTGCTGCCCACAACGAATGGGTTAAAGTGATTCCTAATGATCGTGACATTAGTATGCAAGAGCTTACGCCAGCTAAGGTCAACGGCACCTTATCTGTGCCAATTGGTCGTATTCGCAAACTCACCATGGGGCCTGAGTACATCAGCGCCTTTACTGTTGGTGATCAGTTACTGTGGGGCGCGGCAGAGCCATTGCGTCGTATGCTGCGTATTTTGATTGATTAACAAGTCCAATACATTAAATCACGGCCGTTAACATCAACGGCCGTTTTTGTTTAAACTATCAGCAACCAATTCAAGTTTCTCGATTTACTCCATCACATCCATTCGTATTACTGATACACTCCAAAAAATAGTTAGATAGACTTGCTGTTAATTTAATAACATTTGATACTATTTTTACTTTATTACCCTTTTTAACTAGGTTTTTACGATTGATTTGGCTAAATTAAAGCAACTTGATCTTAAACAATAATTATAAGAAGAAGAATATGAGCGCATCTAGAGGTAAGTTTAATTCTCGCATTGGCTTTATATTAGCCGCGGCAGGCAGTGCCGTTGGATTAGGGAATATTTGGGGCTTCCCCACGCAAGCGGCAGGAAACGGCGGTGCCGCTTTCGTATTAATGTACTTAATTTTAGCCTTTTGTTTAGCCTATCCTGCATTTATGGCGGAGCTAATCATTGGTCGTCACGGTCAAGCTAACGCCGTAGAATCGCTGCGTAAAGTGTCAAAAGACGGCTGGCAAAAGAAGTTTGCCTTTATCGTCGGTTTTGGCGGCATCTTGTGTGCGGCGCTGCTGATGAGTTTCTATTCTATTGTCGCTGGTTGGATGCTAGCCTTTACCGCAGAGCCTATAACTACACTCGTTGGCGCAACAGATACCTCTAATTGGCTAACCGCGCAAAGCACCTCTCGCAACCTTATTTTCACACTAATTTTTACACTACTGACGGTATTTATTATTAGTCGCGGCGTTGAAAACGGGATTGAGCGCTGGTCGAAACGTTTAATGCCAGCGTTAGTCGCCCTACTCGTTTCTCTTACTGTATACGTACTAACGCTAGATGGCGCGATGGATGGTTTAAAAGCCTACCTCATTCCAGATTTCAGCCAACTATTTGAGCCATCGCTGATTGTAAGCGCACTTGGCCAAGCATTCTTCTCGTTATCGCTAGGTACCAGCGTAATCATTATCTACGGCTCTTATGTCGCTAAAAATGAAAACCTCGTGAGCCTTGGCGCATCGGTAACGCTAATTGATGTATTTATTGCATTCTTAGCAGGTCTATTAATCATTCCAGCAATGTATGTTGCAGCGGCTCAAGGCGTACAGATTTTCGATGCTAATGGCGCTCTAATATCGGGCGACACTCTTGTGCTTACTGTGCTACCAGCATTATTTGATGGCATGGGCAGTGTTGGCGTTATTGTCGCGCTAGCGTTCTTTGCATTGATGTCAATTGCTTCGCTAACATCGTCTATCTCAATGCTAGAAGCACCAGTATCATACACAGTGGAGCGTTTTGGCATTGCACGTAACACGGCAACAATGGTGATTGGTGCGTTAATCTTCGCTACCAGCTGTTTAATTATCTTTAATTTCAACACCCTATTTGGCTTTGTAATCGCGCTGACAACTCAGTATGGTCAACCAATAATCGGTATGCTATGTTGTATATTCGTAGGCTGGATCTGGCACCGTTCATCGCTACTCGAAGAATTGAAATCGGGTAATGAACATGTTGAAAATCAACTCTTTTGGAAAATCTGGCCGTGGTATACGAAGCTTGTGTGTCCGGTAGCTATCGCTTTGGTATTTATTCACTCGCTGTAACCAATTAGCTCCAGACGCTTCACAAAAACCAGTAGTTGTTATTCATCTACTGGTTTTTTTGTCTCTGTCACCTAGGTTAAAGGAGCTAGCCATGTATATTCTCGGTATTGAACTTAAAGGCAACGACGCTTATATGGCGTTAGTCGACAAGAAAGGTCGCTGTCGCCATCAACAACAACTAGAACTAGGCGATCGCGATGACGCCGCTCAAGTGGCAACCTTTTATCGCGCCATCACTAGTTTAATCAAACCCTATTCCATCGCTTGCGTTAAACTAACGCGTACCCCACACATTGCAACCAACGCCAACGCTATTGATGTGGTGCGAATGGAAACTATATTCCAACTGCACTTTAGTCACTGCTTTTCGATTATTGAGCGCGATGAATTGGAAGATTGGATGACTCACCATTTGGTAGAGCATCATCCAATGACCCAATTTCATTTAGCCATCACAGCTGCACAATACGAGCTGCAACATAATATCTGTTTTATTGATTAGCTTGATATCTTATGTAGATTATATCTAAGCCAGTATTACTGCGCGTTTGCTGGCTTATTTCCATTCATTTTCCCCATAATCGCCATTTCTTTAAAAAATTGTGACAGAGTATCTTTAACAAGCTATGTTAGGCTAAAGTCTAGTCGGTTAGAAGATTATTCATACTAACCGATTAATTTTTAGCGTTTTTGTTGAAGGAGTTTTGTCATGCTGATCAGTATTCCCAAAGAGCAATTGGCGGGAGAAACACGAGTTGCTGCGACCCCAAAGTCGGTGACTCAATTAATTAAATTGGGCTTTGACGTTCAAATCGAGCAAGGCGCTGGTACCCAAGCCAGTTTTAGCGATGCCGATTATCAAGCCGTTGGCGCTTCTACCGTTAATGGTGATGACGTTTATAACACCGATATCTTACTCAAGGTCAATGCCCCACTGATCACCGAAGATTGTGATGAAGTCAGTAAAATCAAAGACAATACCACGCTCATAAGTTTCATTTGGCCAGCGCAAAGCGAAGAGTTGATGGCTAGGCTCACAGCAAAAAGTATCAATGTTATGGCGATGGACTGTGTGCCGCGTATGTCGCGCTCGCAGTCACTCGACGCACTCAGCTCTATGGCTAATATTGGTGGTTATCGCGCGGTGATTGAAGCGGCACACGAATTCGGCCGCTTCTTTACCGGACAAATTACCGCTGCGGGTAAAGTGCCACCAGCTAAAATGTTAGTGATTGGCGCTGGTGTCGCTGGCCTTGCAGCTATTGGTGCTGCTGGCAGTCTAGGTGCTATTGTCCGAGCATTTGATACTCGCCTTGAAGTAAAAGAGCAAATCACCTCTATGGGTGGTGAATTTCTAGAGCTGCAATTTGATGAAGATACCGATTCTAGCGATGGTTACGCCAAAACCATGTCAAAAGAATTCATTGAAGCAGAAATGGCACTCTTTGCCGAGCAAGCCAAAGACGTAGATATCATCATTACCACCGCGCTTATCCCTGGCAAACCTGCACCTGTGCTAATTACCAAAGAGATGGTGGATAGCATGAAAGCGGGTAGCGTGATTGTCGACTTAGCAGCGGCTAACGGCGGTAACTGTGAATACTGTGAAACAGGTAAACTCATTACCACCGACAACAACGTCAAGGTTATTGGCTACACCGATTTACCGGGTCGCCTGCCTGTGCAATCTTCACAACTCTACGCCACTAACCTAGTTAATTTACTCAAACTACTGGCACCAGAAAAAGATGGCAGTATCAATATCGACTTTGAAGATGAAGTCATTCGCGGTGTTACTGTGGTTAAAGCCGGTGAATTAACATGGCCAGCACCGCCAATTAAAGTCAGCGCCGCACCAGCTGCCGCGCCAGCGCCATCAGAGCCTGCGGTGGTGGAAGAAAAAGCCATGTCGCCAATCCTTAAAGGGTTGCTAGCTGCTTGCGGCATTTTTGCCTACGGCGCAATGGCGATGTATGCACCAAGCGAGTTTATGGCGCATTTTACTGTCTTCGCCCTCGCCTGTGTTATTGGCTATTACGTGGTATGGAATGTCAGTCATTCACTCCACACCCCTCTGATGAGTGTTACTAATGCCATTTCCGGCATCATTATTGTCGGCGCGCTATTTCAGGTCGCAAGTGGTTCAATCATTGTCACTATTTTAGCGACCATAGCGACACTGATAGCAACCATCAATATCGCGGGTGGATTTTACGTTACCCAGCGCATGCTGAAGATGTTTAGAAAATAAGGGGAATTGAAATGTCACAAGGCTTAGTTAGTGCTGCTTATCTCGCAGCGGCCATTCTCTTTATTTTGAGTTTGGCGGGATTATCGAAACAAGAAACAGCCCAGCGCGGTGCCTACAGCGGGATTATCGGCATGGCCATCGCGTTAATCGCCACGCTGTTATCACCATCAGTTGAAGGTTTAGTCTTTATAATTTTCGCCATGGTAGTTGGCGGTGCGATTGGTATTCGTCTGGCCAAGAAAGTCGAAATGACGGAAATGCCAGAGCTCGTCGCCATTCTGCACAGTTTCGTTGGCTTAGCAGCGGTATTCGTTGGCTTTAATAGCTATATCGATGCCCCAGCGACTACGGGTGCGCTGCACACCATTCACTTGGTTGAAGTGTATTTAGGTATTTTTATTGGCGCAGTCACCTTCACTGGTTCAGTTGTAGCTTATGGCAAACTGAGCGGCCGTATTGATAGTTCAGCGTTAATGCTGCCACATCGTCATAAACTCAATTTACTGGCGCTTATTGTTTGTGGTTACCTGCTTAGCCAATTTGTTGGCGATAGCTCAATTGGTATCTTGCTGATCATGACATTAATTGCCTTTGCCTTTGGGTATCATTTAGTTGCTTCAATTGGCGGTGCCGATATGCCTGTAGTTGTATCTATGCTCAACTCATATTCGGGCTGGGCAGCAGCGGCAGCGGGCTTTATGTTGGCCAATGATTTACTCATCGTCACTGGCGCGCTAGTAGGTTCATCGGGGGCGATCTTAAGTTACATCATGTGTAAGGCGATGAATCGCTCGTTTATCTCGGTGATTGCCGGTGGTTTTGGCACAGATGTCACAGCATCAGGCGATGAAATTGAAGGTGAAGCGCAAAGTGTAACCGCAGCTGATGTTGCCGACAAACTAGTCAATGCATCACGTGTTATTATCACTCCAGGCTATGGAATGGCGGTGGCTCAAGCGCAATACCCAGTATACGAATTAACCCAGAAACTACGTGATAAAGGTGTTGAAGTTCGCTTTGGTATTCACCCTGTTGCAGGTCGTTTACCAGGTCACATGAACGTACTCCTTGCCGAAGCCAAGGTGCCGTATGACATCGTATTAGAGATGGATGAAATCAACGATGATTTCGACGATACCGATGTCGTGCTGGTTATTGGCGCGAACGATACGGTAAACCCTGCTGCAAAAGAGCCGGGTAGTCCGATTGCTGGTATGCCTGTACTAGAAGTGTGGAATGCGAAAAACGTAATCGTGTTTAAACGCGGCATGGCAACGGGTTACGCTGGTTTACAAAATCCGCTGTTCTTTAACGACAATACACAAATGCTATTTGGCGATGCCAAAGACAGTGTCGATCAAATTATCCACGCGATGTAGAGTTAAACGTCAGACACAAAAAAGGATGCCGCGGCATCCTTTTTTATTAAGTGCTTTTAATAAAAGCGACTTAAGATTTGTCTACTTTAGCGCTGTAAAGCAAGCCACCAATTGCTGAAGCAATTAAGATAAACGGTGTTGCTTGGATGAAGAACGCAACTACAGATAGTTCGTTACGCAAGAAT
This DNA window, taken from Psychrobium sp. MM17-31, encodes the following:
- a CDS encoding sodium-dependent transporter produces the protein MSASRGKFNSRIGFILAAAGSAVGLGNIWGFPTQAAGNGGAAFVLMYLILAFCLAYPAFMAELIIGRHGQANAVESLRKVSKDGWQKKFAFIVGFGGILCAALLMSFYSIVAGWMLAFTAEPITTLVGATDTSNWLTAQSTSRNLIFTLIFTLLTVFIISRGVENGIERWSKRLMPALVALLVSLTVYVLTLDGAMDGLKAYLIPDFSQLFEPSLIVSALGQAFFSLSLGTSVIIIYGSYVAKNENLVSLGASVTLIDVFIAFLAGLLIIPAMYVAAAQGVQIFDANGALISGDTLVLTVLPALFDGMGSVGVIVALAFFALMSIASLTSSISMLEAPVSYTVERFGIARNTATMVIGALIFATSCLIIFNFNTLFGFVIALTTQYGQPIIGMLCCIFVGWIWHRSSLLEELKSGNEHVENQLFWKIWPWYTKLVCPVAIALVFIHSL
- a CDS encoding FlgO family outer membrane protein; the protein is MNKSTLSLLVAAAMIPACSIFPSQEEMSQQVVKKVIEAKEKSAFDKKTLVKNVNHYAKWLVQDLFSHIDSPNNNSAFAVANFALLDSDLKTTNHFGRQLNEAIMHETSRLGFAVFDLKSTGRLQFSEAGDIFWHSENIDELSGNFDINYVITGTMTKHQGGYLINARIIDVNTSILLSSAQIFTPAEVVKAVLSEAPESEKGFPIISLANSEME
- a CDS encoding cryptochrome/photolyase family protein, translating into MKHLRLILGDQLNASHSWYKTVDNNTVYLICELHQEASYVTHHIQKIAAFFKAMESFATALSKAGHQVIYLTLDDTAQYQDLPHLLETIIQQQQISQFSYQQPDEYRLAQQLAAFSQQLAIASTCVNSEHFYLAHSELSSYFKTNTKHRLEHFYRAMRRRFNLLMDGEEPHGGQWNFDTNNRCKLKAKDLAQIPQPLLFDTNVTEILERINRHQITTMGHIGSNLLWPVTRASAKALLIYFCQYCLPRFGQFQDAMTGRLGSFTDDNGWSLYHSRLSFALNSKILSPQQVVNTAINAYHDSNGDISIAQIEGFIRQILGWREFVRGIYWLNMPTYRQLNALDAKRALPSWFWNGDTTMRCQQQAISQSLDYSYAHHIQRLMVTDNFCLLTGIAPDEVDNWYLGIYIDAIEWVELPNTRGMSQFADGGIVGSKAYAASGNYINKMSDYCQDCHYDVKQITSDNACPLNALYWHFMLQHQAQFANNPRNSMVYANWRKRSPTVQEEILVKAQHLLANLEQL
- a CDS encoding flavin reductase; this translates as MNTAINNSIHITSDDIADYDSRYRAKLINSLSGFKSANLIGTIDEDLVTNLAIVSSVFHLGANPPLMGMIIRPDTVPRDTLANIRSNGSYTINHVNSAIYQQAHQTSARYDASVSEFDETQLTPQFTPNVKAPYVAQSHLKFALEVRDIQWLAVNGTVMVIGEIMEIITPSDSIKADGYIDIEALDSVAISGLDGYHQTTRLNRLSYAKVATTPSALSIEGANLVE
- a CDS encoding FlgO family outer membrane protein, with product MMKLGLSLTLIATVFTSGCTTNFLMSDEHQVPQQTSAASMAQDKAVDSVMTPQFHTHSHLANYTDWLANQLVEQATMDLSSQYITVLPFTFSQPPATVNHQLTKELSEHVAHDLQAFGVKLLAGPTTMLTADQAPQLAAQAGNGQATAYLTGTLIPTSHGIIVHAKLVDLSTNAMFASAEKFIPFYALSE
- a CDS encoding DUF3010 family protein, whose protein sequence is MYILGIELKGNDAYMALVDKKGRCRHQQQLELGDRDDAAQVATFYRAITSLIKPYSIACVKLTRTPHIATNANAIDVVRMETIFQLHFSHCFSIIERDELEDWMTHHLVEHHPMTQFHLAITAAQYELQHNICFID
- the pntB gene encoding Re/Si-specific NAD(P)(+) transhydrogenase subunit beta encodes the protein MSQGLVSAAYLAAAILFILSLAGLSKQETAQRGAYSGIIGMAIALIATLLSPSVEGLVFIIFAMVVGGAIGIRLAKKVEMTEMPELVAILHSFVGLAAVFVGFNSYIDAPATTGALHTIHLVEVYLGIFIGAVTFTGSVVAYGKLSGRIDSSALMLPHRHKLNLLALIVCGYLLSQFVGDSSIGILLIMTLIAFAFGYHLVASIGGADMPVVVSMLNSYSGWAAAAAGFMLANDLLIVTGALVGSSGAILSYIMCKAMNRSFISVIAGGFGTDVTASGDEIEGEAQSVTAADVADKLVNASRVIITPGYGMAVAQAQYPVYELTQKLRDKGVEVRFGIHPVAGRLPGHMNVLLAEAKVPYDIVLEMDEINDDFDDTDVVLVIGANDTVNPAAKEPGSPIAGMPVLEVWNAKNVIVFKRGMATGYAGLQNPLFFNDNTQMLFGDAKDSVDQIIHAM
- the asd gene encoding aspartate-semialdehyde dehydrogenase codes for the protein MKKVGLVGWRGMVGSVLMERMQSEGDFNHIEPVFFSTSQTGQAGPDIGKPVTTLQDAFDISILAEQEIIISCQGGDYTKDVYPKLRESGWQGYWIDAASALRMEDDSIIVLDPVNRDVIDAGIKSGIKTYVGGNCTVSLMLLALGGLFADDLIEWVSPMTYQAASGGGARHMRELLTQMGDINAHVKSELDNPSSAILDIDAKVSSYIRSGELNTDQFGVPLAGSLIPWIDTQLASGQSREESKAEVEANKILNTQDAPTPIDGLCVRVGAMRCHSQALTIKLKRDVSVEEIEAKLAAHNEWVKVIPNDRDISMQELTPAKVNGTLSVPIGRIRKLTMGPEYISAFTVGDQLLWGAAEPLRRMLRILID
- a CDS encoding Re/Si-specific NAD(P)(+) transhydrogenase subunit alpha; protein product: MLISIPKEQLAGETRVAATPKSVTQLIKLGFDVQIEQGAGTQASFSDADYQAVGASTVNGDDVYNTDILLKVNAPLITEDCDEVSKIKDNTTLISFIWPAQSEELMARLTAKSINVMAMDCVPRMSRSQSLDALSSMANIGGYRAVIEAAHEFGRFFTGQITAAGKVPPAKMLVIGAGVAGLAAIGAAGSLGAIVRAFDTRLEVKEQITSMGGEFLELQFDEDTDSSDGYAKTMSKEFIEAEMALFAEQAKDVDIIITTALIPGKPAPVLITKEMVDSMKAGSVIVDLAAANGGNCEYCETGKLITTDNNVKVIGYTDLPGRLPVQSSQLYATNLVNLLKLLAPEKDGSINIDFEDEVIRGVTVVKAGELTWPAPPIKVSAAPAAAPAPSEPAVVEEKAMSPILKGLLAACGIFAYGAMAMYAPSEFMAHFTVFALACVIGYYVVWNVSHSLHTPLMSVTNAISGIIIVGALFQVASGSIIVTILATIATLIATINIAGGFYVTQRMLKMFRK